Below is a genomic region from Paenibacillus rhizovicinus.
CCGTCCGTGTTCACAACAGCGATGACATCATCGCTGATAAGCTGATAGCCCCTCTCCAGAAAAGCTGCCGCAAGCGTAGATTTCCCTGCGCCGGAGTCACCAACGATCGCGTACACGCTGCCGTCAATAATTACCCCGCTGCCATGAAGCGGGAGCAATCTCCTCTGCATCAAGATGATCGCCATGCACGTTCCGAGCAAGAACAATCGAATCTGCGTCGGATCCGCTCCTTCCTTCGGAGACACGGCCATTTCGCTGCCCTCACTCATCCGGAAGACAGCCGTGTCCGGCACATGGAGATACACCTGCCGCTCCCCGAACAAATAACAGCTTCTGTCCGTGCTGCGCAAGTTCCATTCCTCCGTCAAATCGTCGTATCGGATAAAGATGTCTGCCTCATCTTCACGCCTCTGCGATGGTGTAAGCTCCGGCAACGCTATATCGCTCAACACTCGCAGCCCGTATACGGTGTAATTGTTTTGATTCGACGCCATGATTCCACCCTCGATCCGTGTCAATGACTTCACGTTAAACCCTTATATGGAGATTCATATAAGGGTTTAACGTATGTAGCGTCATTTCGGTGATGCCGATCTAATAGAACCCTATAATACTATGAATGGCCGTGGCCGTGGCCATGGTCGTCGCCACCACCGTGATCGTCGCCACCGCCGTGACCTCCGCCGGGGTGACCTCCGCCGCCGGAGTGGCCACCGCCACTGCCACCTCCGCCGCCGTGGCTGCCACCGCCTCCGCCGCCGCCCATAGTCAATTTAACGTCCAGCACTTCCAACAGCGGTGTGGTCCATTCCTTCTTCGTCTGATGTTGCATCATCTTCACCTCCTTTCGCGAGGCATTTGCGATACGAATTGTATCCATTTTCCGAAGATGGCAACGACTGCGAAGCCTTCCCTCTCTTCCCCGCCGGTGACCATGAACGAACCGCTGCGAAGCCATGCATGCGCAATCATCGTGCCGGATTCATCTTTAGCGGCGCCGAGATACAGCGTGCTTCCAATCTTCCGTCGTTCCAGCATCTTCATGGCCGCGATTGCTCGCACCATACAGGCGCTCTCCCACCAGGTATACCGGCTTGCTAGATGCAGCATACGGGATATTTGAGTAATGCACGCCAGATCCGCATCATCCTCGCCGTATGTCGTTTCAGCCATCCACCGGCCTAACGATGGAGAGACCCAGCGAAATGGCAGCGACTTCAAAATACGCGCCCAGCCTAAATACAGCACAGATTCGATAAGCAGCAGACGCGTCTCTTGATCCCACGACCAGAATCGCCGCAATGATTTTCGAATCGCAAGTCCCGCCATTCTATTCCGAATCCACATCAAACCGCTGAACTAACGACTCGCGATGCAGATGAGTCATGAATGCCGTAACCTGCGCAAGGCAAGCGGATTCGTCGACACTGAACTCCTCAAGCAGCGTTTCGACGATGCGCTCCATTGATGCGGGCCGCTCGATAAGCTCCCAGATCCGGCCGCCGATCGTTCCGAGATTGTAGTACTTCCCGTTCTTCACGCTCATCAGAACCTTCTCGCCGTTCATATCGCTTGCGAGCAACTCATTGGACCGGACAATGCGGTCTTTGACATGAAACCGTTCTGCAGACATATCCATCTGCCCACCTCTCACATAGCTACATTTCAGAGCATTTCTTTCTTATCCCCAATTTATGATACAATTTGTATCATGTCAAGCATTTCTTTATCCGCTCGCAAGAGGAAACCAGCGCTAACAGATCCGCTTATCTTCCATTCTTATTGATTCCAATGAATGCGCCTCCAAAACCACAGAAAAGGACGGAGCGGAAAATATAACGCATGCCATTTAACGGGCAATGGCAGCACTTCAGCATCCTGGGAGCTTGGATAAAGGTACGCGATAGCATAATTCCATCTTTCGCGCGGCGTCATGATCGACAACATGTACCGCCTGAAGCGCTTATGCACGTCGCCGCTCGTAGCGCTAACGCTTGCGTCGGCAATACTGTTAATAATGTAGACCGCCGTTTGCGCAAGGCGCCGGCCTCTCTTATCGGACATGAATGGTATTGCGTCCCCTGTAATCGGCGTATGAAATAACTTCGAGACAAGAATAAGCGCCTGGCTGCACAGTTCGTATGCGCGATAGTTGTTCATGATGGGCAGAGCGCTGCTCCAATTTACGCCTTGACGGACCATCCGATCGATATCGGTTAGCCAACGCAAGCGAAACCATCCATGCCTTGCTCCATGTATAACCAAATGAAACAATAAATCATCTTCGCCAAGGAAGTTGACGGGACCGCTCGCCCGTTCCGATACTCGCCGACGCGTCCATAATGCATCGAATGAAGGCTCGGTTGTTGAGTTTGGCCGCATCTGCCAATGCACTTCAACCTGTACGCGATGATCCGGGTGCGAATAGGAGATGTGATGCGTCTTCCGCTTCATATTGTTTAGAACCGGCTTCATATCCGACTCATAGCCCAATGAAAGAAGAACCTCTTCCGCTTGCTCGAGCTGCTCGAAGGCGACGAGAATATCCAAATCCTTGGACGTTCGCAAAGAGAGGTCGCCATACAGCGCCTCAGCAAGAATAGGCCCCTTCAACATGAGGGCGCGTACTTCATGATCTTCGAAAGCGCGACATACCCGTTCCATCTCTCCGCATAAATGAAGCATCTTGAATGTATTGAATTGATAGTCGTCCTTTAACTTTCTATGAATATCATCCGGGATCAGCCCTCTGTCGAGTCTGCACAGCTTGGCATAAATCGTCGGGATCACACGATGATGCTTCGCCAAGGCGAGAAACAGGTACCAGTCCAGCTCCTCAAGCAGAATCTCTATCATGAGAGCATCCTGAGCTGCATGATCTTCTTCCCGGAGCAGCCATAGAATGAAATGCAGTTCATTCGGGAAAGGACTCAAATCGAGGTCGGATGATATAAGCATAGAATGCGCTCCTCTTAGCCGTATAATTGATACGATATGATATCTATTATACAACAATTGCTCCGTTTTGTATCATTTTCTAAACAATTATATGCCGCCTACATCTCTTGTTCCCGATAGGACCACATGATCTTCCATGTACCCGCATCATATACGGCGTAACAAGACTGCACAAGCTTAAAGTTCCCATATGGACTATGGAACAATTCAGTTACCGTTACCTCATAGGCTTCCGGAAAAGCAACCGCAGTATCGCTCATCTTCCAATTGCGAAGCTTCACCGGAGAGCCGGCTTTAAATTGAAAAGTAGTCACTCCGAAATCTTGCATCATAATATGAGCGCGCTTCTGGATGTACGCCGCCTTCTCGAATCGTTCCTTCATGAGCGGATGGAACAGTTCCCAGGCGCTTCCAAAGTCTCCTGCCTGTTCGAACGTATAGAATTGCTCCACGACCTCCGAAGCCTGATCTTTATTGTCCGACGTCCACAGGCTCGATGCACCGCGCCACGTTATCCAGAGCAGCAGCACACAAACGATGCCTACAACCAGTTTCAAGCCGCGTCCATTCTTCTTCCCTCTTCTATGAAACATTCCCAAGCCCCCATTGCATAAAGATAGTTCACTTTATGGATGGCGTGCTTGTTTTATACCTCTGATAGCCGTATGTGACCGTGAGATAGATCCCGATGCCGATACAACCGCCGATGAAATCCACGATAATATCCTGCGGGTTTGAAGTCCGACCTGGTATTCGCCGCTGGTTAAGCTCGTCAAGCGAAGCGACGATCGTGATGAACAGCATAGATAACGCGACTGTCCCGCTTTGACGCATTTTTTTACCGGCAGTCTTGAAGCCTATGACAACAAGAACGGCATAGATAAACAAATGAGCGCTTTTGCGAAATAGAAATTCAAGCAATTGAAACGGATCTCGCTGCGAGGAATAATGCGTATGATGGTAAATGAAATTGACGTTCGGTAGGATCTTCTCTGCCGTCTGGGCCGTTACCGTTCGATGCAGCTCCGGTTGGATATCCTGATCCTTATACGGCTGGGAGGAAAGCATGAAAATGAACGCAATCCAAACAACCAAGGCAATAATCATTACATACTGTCTCACTTATAACCACTCACTTCCCGGAAACCGTAGAACCTCCCTGAAGATGGGATTTAATCATATTGTGAATTCGGTTTCGCTCTTTATCGTCAACCAGGTAATACCAGATTTTATTAATGATTTTCCCTTGCCCCTTTATCTCGACCGTCTCCATCGTTTTAATTTGCGGGCGATAATCGGTGAGAAATTCCTTCATTTCATCAAACGTAATATTCGTCTTCACGCTGTCTCCCAACTGGCCAAGCAGTGAATTCAGATGCGTCAGATTCGACACATTGAGCGCATGATTCATCACTTCTTGAAGAATGTCGCGCTGCCTCGTATTGCGGCCGAAGTCGCCTCTTGGGTCGTCATAGCGCATGCGCGAGTATTTCAACGCGTCGGTTCCATTCAAGACGAGATGCCCTTCCGCAAATGTACGGCCTTCGTAATCGAATGCAAACGGATTATCAACCTCAACGCCGCCAAGCAAGTCGACGATTCGCGCGAAGCCTTCCATATTCACTTTCGCATAGTAATCAATCGGGTAGTCGAGGAAGTTCTCTACCGTTTGAATGGACATCTCAACGCCGCCGAACGCATACGCATGATTGATTTTGTCCACTGTACCATGGCCGATGATATCGGTTCTCGTATCGCGCGGAATGTTAAACATGAGGATCGAATGCAAGGCGGGATTAACCGTCAGTACGATCATCGTGTCGGAACGTCCGCGGTCGTTCTGACGCTGATCGACGCCTAGCACAAGCACCGTGAACGGATCTAGATTCTTCATCTTGATTGGCGTCGCCGACGGCTTCTTCACTTCCGTATCTTTGCTCACATATACGGGCTTGGTCTTAATATCTTCATACATTTTATCGGCCGTTTGTTCGGCCGAATGATATAAGAAATATACTAATCCTCCAGCAACGATTAATATCATACCAAGCCCTGCACTTACCCATATCAAGATACGCTTCCATGGCTTCTTCATATTAATGACTCCTTATGCGGCAGCTATCGATTTCTTTTGAAGCCTCCTTGGCTCACAGTGCCTTCGTACAGATCTCGGAAATCTCTCTCCAGGTATGATAGAGCTCAACAAGACTGTTCTCCTCGGAACGAATACCACTTTGAACAACAATCATTTCAATGTCTGAATTGGCTCTTAGCGTATGCAGCGTTTTCGTTGGAATATGAAGGATATTGCCAGCCTTCACTTTCATATAATTACCGTTCTGAATAAACTCGCCTTCGCCCTTCACAATCGTCCATACTTCATCCCTGTATGTATGCATGCGATAGCTTAGGTTTTCTTCTGCCCGGATACCGACGCGCTTGGTCGTAACGCAGCGATTGTCCTCGTAAACCTGATCATCGAGTATTTTGACCCAGCCCCATTTTCTCTCCTCGAATTTAGGCGCTTGATTGTATTTAATATAGTCCTTGATTCGCGTGCTCGCGCTCTTGCTTGAAACGAGAATTCCGTCCGGGCTGGCTGCTACTACGACGTCCGACAGCCCAATTATGGACACCGGCACATCGATTTCATTAATTAAATGCGTATTGATGCAATCCTCGCTGATCGTTCCCTGACCGATTTGTTTGTTCCTCATTTCCTCGGTCAACGTATTCCAGGTCCCAAGATCCTTCCAATACCCCGAATAAGGAACAACGACAATATTCTCTGCCCGTTCAACAACCTGGTAATCAAAACTGATCTTCGGCATAACCTGATATTGCTTATTCAGCTCTTCATACTGTATAGGCAAATTGAGCTGTTCCAGCAAGGAAATCAGATAACCGAGCTTGAAGGCAAACACACCGCAGTTCCAGAGCGCCTGCTTTGTTAGCAATTCCGCAGCTTGCGCTTCAGACGGCTTCTCGCGGAACGAGCTGACACGCTTATATGGCTGTTTACTGCCGTGCGTACCTGTCTCCGGAATGATATATCCATACTTCGAAGAAGGGTAATTCGGTTCCACGCCGATCAGCGCCAAGTCCGCTTCGGAATGATGTATGATCGCTTCAAGGCTCTTAATAGTATCGAAAAAATGATTTTCCACATAGGGATCAACAGGCAGAATGGCAATGGTTTCGTTTAAACTGATTCCTTCCATGGAATACAGATACGCTGCAGCCAGGGCAATGGCAGGGAACGTATCTCTTCGTTCCGGTTCAATAATGAGCCTTACCTCAGGACCTACCTGGCTTTGCATCATTTCTACTTGTGCCTGACTGGTGGCAATGTAGCTGTCTTTGCTCAAGTTACTTTGCATCAGCTGTCCCCACACCTGCTGCACCATGGAAATGAATTGTTGATTCTCGTTCTCCAACACTTTCAGAAACTGCTTCGATCGCGCATCGTTAGACAACGGCCATAATCTGGATCCGGACCCGCCGGACAATAAGATGAGTTTCACTCGAATTCCTCCGATCATTCTCTTAATGGACGTTGGTAGCATTAAAAAAAGATTGGGAGCAGCTTCGTCGCTACTCCCAATCTTTTGAATTAATTTAATCGATAATAATCGCAATACCAATCGGTAAATCTCTGAAGTCCTTCTTCAATCGAAGTTTTAGGCTTAAAGCCAACAGCCTCTTCCAATAAGGAAGTGGAAGCGTAGGTTGCAGGCACGTCGCCCGGTTTCATCGGTTCGAATATTTTCTCAATGCATACCTCTCTGCCTAATGATTGGCTCAGGCATCTCTCTAACGTTTCAATGAAAACCATCAATTTCTCCGGATGGCTGTTTCCTATGTTATAGACACGATGCGGAGCCTTCTCCTCCGCTGCCGGAGGACGATGAAGAAGCCGCTCAATGCCTTCAACAATATCATCAATGTAGGTGAAATCCCGATAGAGGTCCTGCTCGAAATTGCCATTGTTGAAAATTCTGATCGGCCTGCCGGCAAAATAACTTTGCGTAAATCCAAAATAAGCCATATCGGGACGACCCAGCGGGCCGTATACCGTAAAGAACCGCAGGCCGGTAGCCGGAATTTGATACAGATGACTGTACGTATGCGCCATTAATTCATTTGATTTCTTGGTGGCGGCATACAACGAAACCGGATGATCGACTCTGTCCGATTCCTCGAAGGGAACCTTCTCGTTGGTGCCATAGACAGAACTGGAGGAAGCATATAGCAGATGCTCGACTGGATGATGCCTGCAGGCTTCGAGCACATTATGCGTTCCGACAATATTGCTCTGGATATATGCATCCGGATTCTCGATCGAATATCTTACGCCCGCTTGCGCCGCCAGATGGATAACAACATTAGGCTTATGGGTTTCAAATAACGCCATCAGACCCGCCTGGTCCGCAATATCGCCTTTCACGAAGGAAAACGATGTAAAGGGCTTCAGTACTTCCAGGCGCGCGTATTTCAGATGGACGTCATAGTAATCGTTGATATTATCAATGCCAATGACATTGCAGCCTTGTTCGAGGAGCTGCTTGGATAGATGGAATCCAATGAACCCGGCTGCACCTGTGACCAGATAAGTTTTGCTCGTCTCAGGAATATTGTAGCTCATTGTTATTCCCCCCTTTGATGGCCAATCTCGTCCCGGCTTGACGGCCGACCGAGTGATACTCCACGCCTGCTTCCTGCATCAGTGCGACATTATAAATATTGCGCCCGTCGAACACCAATGGCGTACGCATAAGCTTCTGATAGGTTTCAGGAGACAATTCCTTGACTTCTCCCCACTCCGTGAATACAAAGCAAACATTGGCGCCTTGCAAAGCTTGCTCAATATCATCGACGTAGCTCAGCTGGCCTGCGCCATGCTTTCCAACCGGATACAGCTTGGCAAAGTTAGTTGCCCCTACCGGATCGTATGCATAAATATCCGCGCCTTGCTCCAGCAATAACGGAATATTCTCTAGCGAAGCCGCTTCTCGCAAATCATCCGTGCCAGGTTTAAAGGTCAGCCCAAGCACGGCGACCTTCAGCCCGTTGAAGGTGATCAAGCGTTTGCGGGCTTTACGGAATAACAGCGTCTTCTGCTCGGTATTCACATCGATAGCCGCCTTGACCGTCTTGAGTTCATACCCATGCTGTCTAGCTATATAGGCCAATGCCTTCGTATCTTTAGGGAAGCAAGAGCCGCCGTACCCAATGCCGGCATTCAAAAACTTGTTGCCGATCCGGTCATCAAAGCTCATGCCTCTCGCAACATCCTGGATGTCGGCCCCTACAAGCTCGCAGAGATTTGCAATATCATTCATATAGGAGATTTTAAGAGCGAGGAAATCATTGGAGGCATACTTGATCATCTCGGCTGATCTGCGATTTACCGATACTATAGGCAAATGAAAAGGCTGATAGATCTGCATAAGCATCTCTTCAGCCCATTTGCTCTCTGTTCCGATGATGATCCGTTCCGCGTGCAGCGTATCCTGCACGGCAGAGCCTTGCGCCAGAAACTCCGGATTCGAGGCGACTTCCACTTTGACATCGTGGATGAGGAAGTCCTGAATGAATTGCTCCACCTTATCATTGGTGCCTACGGGAACGGTTGACTTCACCACAACCAAGCAATCCTTCTCCACCGACTCTGCAATCTGCCTGGCAACTGTCGCGATGTAGGACAGATTGGCCGAACCGTCCGGCAGCTCCGGCGTTCCCACCCCAATAAAGATCGCATCTGCTTCTCGATAGGCGGATTGATAGTCGGTCGTATAATTAATCCGTCCGGCTTCGTAGTTCTTCTGCATTAGTTCTTCCAATCCCGCCTCATAGATCGGGGAGATGCCTGACTTCATCAAGGCCACCTTATTGTCATCAATATCTACGCAAGTAACTTGATGTCCAACTTCTGCAAAGCATACGCCTGCAACCAAGCCGACATATCCGGTTCCCGCTACGGTAATTTTGAACATGTATTTTCCTCCAACTTAAATATAATTGTGAAAGAAATTAATTAATTTTGATTACATGTCTATTTGCTTCCCATATGCTTCGCGGCTCTTCCTCATTCTTGATTTAAGTAATTTAAGAGCATATATCAATATCGCATCTCTTGTTATAATCATCATGGTTAAATACAATATTGCACCGATTAGCACAATTATAAAACTATTTAAGGCTGTAGAATTAAAGTATGATGATAATTCCCAGATCGGAAAACACATTACTAGGGATGAGATGAAATACTTACCAACAGGTTTGAATAATTTCCTAAAATTAATTATATCTCTTAAATAGAATAACATAATAAACATTCCTGTAAATTCGGCAACAACACACGAGACTGTTGTCCCTACCCCCTCAAATTTTTTTATTAAAATTAAGTTCAATATAATATTAATTGCAGCCCCATATGATACTGCAATTGTAAATTGCTTTTCTCTTTTTATTGATAATAAAACCTGAATACCTAAAATACTAGACCAACCTAATGTAATCATTAAAAAAGAGCCAATATAAAACATGGGAATGATCCCTTCAAAGCCTGGACCGTAGAACCATGGGACAAAAGATTTACATACGCCTATTAAACCGAATGTCATAGGAAAAGCTAAAAATGATACAAATGAAAATGACTTATAGATATAATTTTGGAACTCTTCATATTGCTTGTTCTTGTGAAAATTTGCCATTTTCGGCATCGTTACAGTTGCCACAGTGGTTACAATAGTAATAATTAATTTTATAATTCTCTGGGAATTATCATACAATCCTACTTGGGCCGTATTAGTAATTGCCCCGAGGATAACTTTATCCAACATTGTATAAATGTTAATTGCTATCTGAGGCAAAAACATCTTAATTGATTCTTTTAAATGCCTTACCGTGTTTCTTGTATTCGGGAATATAAATATTATTGATTTAGGTATTTCAAACCACATTATTGCTTGCCCAACTAGTTGGGTAATTCCTAATATTAATGCATAGAGCCAAACATCAGAACTATGCTTAACAAAACAAAAAATTAAAACCATACCAACAAGTTTCACAAAAATATTTTTCATAATAACTCTTTTGAAATCCTCTAATCCAATAAACAACCATGAAATATCCACTAATGAGCTTAAAATCACAAGTGACTGCATAATATAAACTATTTTATTACTTGAATTCAAAATGAGACCGAATAAAACCATATAAAGAATAAATGCTATCCCTACAGTGATTACCCTAATAAAGTTGATTTCCCAAAAAGCTTTGCTCAACTTACTTTCATCGTCTCTTACATAGGCAATTTCTCTACTCGAATATATAGAAAGACCTATCATTCCAAAAAGAACGAAATACTGTGCGTAAGTATTTGATAAGGCGAAGCTTCCCAAACCATCTGGACCTAATGTTCTTGATACATAAGGTATTGTTACAATCGGCAGTAGTATCGTCAATATTTGATAAATCAAATTATAAAGATAGTTTTTTATTGCTTTCAAAATTACCTCCGTGACCCACATCGATTTTCCTGAACTTCTCTTCTAACATACATATTAATAAAGTCATAACTAAAAAAGAATTATAGTACCAGTGTAATTCATCAACCATCGCAATTACCCAATACATAGGCATAATAAAAAAGACATAAGAATTTAAAGCCCGTTTAACCTTCGATCCCATAACAAACAATTTTCTGAACAATACGAGTACCCAAACTATTCCTAGAAGTCCATAAAAATATGCAAATCCAAATATTCCATTATCCACCCAATATATCCCGCGCAAATAATTTGATGCAATTGCAGCAGGATACCATTGGGTATTAATATATCCGCCCCCCAATATTGGATGCTGTTTCAATATACTAATATAAAAATCACGACCGATTTCTCTTATGCTTAAAGTATCAACGGTAGATTTGCCCTGAAAGGATAAGATAATCGCCTGGACTTCTTCAAGGTTCGTTAAATAAATAGCAACTGCAACTAAAACTAAAAAAGTCAAAAACTTAAGTATCCCTCCTTTTTTCCAAAAAATAAATCCAATCAATATTGCGCTTGCCACAGCAATAAATGTCATTCGCATTTTCCCTACAATAATAATGACAAACAATACTGCAACTATATATAATGTACTTTTAATTATTTTTTCCTTATTAAATAAACGATTTAAATTAATAAACAATAGGAGATTCAAAAATATATTACTTACATAAAATCGTGTGGTAGAATATACATTATTGGACATTACATTAAGGAATTGCACTTGGTTTTGCAAAAAATATTGGCTGATATAAATGACTAATTCTAATGTTCCAATAATAAATATAATTTTCTCTATTTTTTCATATGTTATTTCCTTTAGATAAAGTGCCTTCGTTATTGGGAAATACATCAAGGCCCACACAATCCAGAATCTCTGTGGCCTAATTCCCATAGTTATGCTTTGTCCATACAGCACATGACTTTGTATACTGCTTGTTATCATTAAAATAAGAGTAAATAAAATGATCCATTTAAAATGATATTTAGGGCTTGGCTGTTCTCTTAATAAAAACATAATCATTCCTATCCAAAATAATCCCATAAAAACAAATATATCCTTTAACGATAATGCCCCTATTACTCTCGCATCTTCACCTCCTTTAAACAAATAAAAGAAGTTTTCGCTTGCAATAATTGAGGCAAATAGCCCCCATAGCGCTAACTTATTTACTCTTATCTTCATAACATTATCTCCCTAAAAATGATGTGTTGTATTTATTGTAATATTAGGCGAACATGTTATTTTATTTGGATTATCATTTAAAAAGGCTCCCCACCAACCAAATGAACTATTGGTAATAATCGCATGTTTACAGAAAGACATAAGCTGCATATCCCGAAAACTTTCTTCTCCTTTATTCCAATCAGTAAAAAGGACTTTGTCTTTTGAGAAATTCAATCCAAAAACTCTTTCGTTTTCTCTACACCATTCAACACTTCCAGGGTCGCAAAAGAAAATAAACACCGGATCATCAACTTTTGCTTTAATGTATCGAACGGCTCTTTTAAAATAGCCAAACTTGTATAATGGAGCATTATATCCTAACATATCCCCACGTCTTGCATGAATCGCTACTGCATTACAGTTATTAATAATACGTTCCATTTCCAAATTTTTTTCATCTTCAAGTGCTGGGAATACAAAAGTACTCCTAATCTCCTGATCAATCTCCTCAATTCGATTTCCTCGATACTTGAAAGCCAATCGTTGACCTGTAAATAAGTTTTCCGAGCTTTTAATAAACAACCGATTCACTTCATTTTTCTTATTAATATATTGTTGGCTTCGAGATTTATAAATAAATCTTTCTAATAAATTCCCGAGGTATGTGTCCCGCAGCATAGACTTAATATTTCTTTCTCCTTCAAACATTTTTGGAGAACTAGGATCCTCAAAATCCCCTCTTATATTCACCAAATCAATTGCTGATTGTTGAAATGCTTTAGTAATCCAGACTGGGTAATTCCAATTTTTCTTCCAAAATTCACTCTCAGTCACGCTTTTTATTATTTCATCCCACTGTTCTTCGGTGCATATTTCTTTTATATTTCTCGGTTTGATACCAAATATCTTCTCCAATTCATAACCATTCCACTGACATATAACTTCATTACATTGCGATATACTGTAAATAAGATTTTCTATGTAACAATCTTCTTCAGGATTCGCTTTTTTAATCGCTAAATATTCACAATAACTAAGCATCTGATTTCCTAAACCGGACTCGATGTGAATAACTTTCATCTTTACCTCCAATAAAAGCTAATCAATTTAATAAGATAATAATTGATCCAATTTTCCGACCATTTTGTCTAGTGAGAATGTCTCTGCTTTGGTTATTGCATTCTGGCGGATTATCTCCATTTCCTTACTATCTTTGTTTATTATTAGATATTCAAGTATCTCAGACAATTGTTGCGAGTCTCCACTTTTGAAAATATACCCGTTTTCTTCATTATCAATAATTTCCTTTGTAGCCCCTTTATTCGATACTACACAAACTAATCCTGACGAGAGCGCTTCTACAATAGTAATTCCGAATCCTTCTTCCCATATTGCTGGATGAACAAAAATGTCTGAATTTCTGAATACCTCTGAGACGTTACGTGTTGGACCTGCTATACTTACAACTCCCTCAAGCTCGTGGCTCCTCACTAAT
It encodes:
- a CDS encoding phosphoenolpyruvate carboxykinase (ATP) gives rise to the protein MASNQNNYTVYGLRVLSDIALPELTPSQRREDEADIFIRYDDLTEEWNLRSTDRSCYLFGERQVYLHVPDTAVFRMSEGSEMAVSPKEGADPTQIRLFLLGTCMAIILMQRRLLPLHGSGVIIDGSVYAIVGDSGAGKSTLAAAFLERGYQLISDDVIAVVNTDGNPVVLPAYPQQKLWPESVQMLGLDASAYQTIYSTKYAVPVTSSGFCTEPLPLAGVFELEKTDLDKLEKRQVAGLERLHMLHRHTFRKSFISPLGLNEWHFSAIAGLAGKVDIYRLSRPKNGITVHQLVEEILQTAGSAVVS
- a CDS encoding paeninodin family lasso peptide, which translates into the protein MMQHQTKKEWTTPLLEVLDVKLTMGGGGGGGSHGGGGGSGGGHSGGGGHPGGGHGGGDDHGGGDDHGHGHGHS
- a CDS encoding lasso peptide biosynthesis B2 protein, coding for MAGLAIRKSLRRFWSWDQETRLLLIESVLYLGWARILKSLPFRWVSPSLGRWMAETTYGEDDADLACITQISRMLHLASRYTWWESACMVRAIAAMKMLERRKIGSTLYLGAAKDESGTMIAHAWLRSGSFMVTGGEEREGFAVVAIFGKWIQFVSQMPRERR
- a CDS encoding lasso peptide biosynthesis PqqD family chaperone, with product MDMSAERFHVKDRIVRSNELLASDMNGEKVLMSVKNGKYYNLGTIGGRIWELIERPASMERIVETLLEEFSVDESACLAQVTAFMTHLHRESLVQRFDVDSE
- a CDS encoding nucleotidyltransferase domain-containing protein; its protein translation is MLISSDLDLSPFPNELHFILWLLREEDHAAQDALMIEILLEELDWYLFLALAKHHRVIPTIYAKLCRLDRGLIPDDIHRKLKDDYQFNTFKMLHLCGEMERVCRAFEDHEVRALMLKGPILAEALYGDLSLRTSKDLDILVAFEQLEQAEEVLLSLGYESDMKPVLNNMKRKTHHISYSHPDHRVQVEVHWQMRPNSTTEPSFDALWTRRRVSERASGPVNFLGEDDLLFHLVIHGARHGWFRLRWLTDIDRMVRQGVNWSSALPIMNNYRAYELCSQALILVSKLFHTPITGDAIPFMSDKRGRRLAQTAVYIINSIADASVSATSGDVHKRFRRYMLSIMTPRERWNYAIAYLYPSSQDAEVLPLPVKWHALYFPLRPFLWFWRRIHWNQ
- a CDS encoding VanZ family protein, which gives rise to MRQYVMIIALVVWIAFIFMLSSQPYKDQDIQPELHRTVTAQTAEKILPNVNFIYHHTHYSSQRDPFQLLEFLFRKSAHLFIYAVLVVIGFKTAGKKMRQSGTVALSMLFITIVASLDELNQRRIPGRTSNPQDIIVDFIGGCIGIGIYLTVTYGYQRYKTSTPSIK
- a CDS encoding LCP family glycopolymer transferase, with translation MKKPWKRILIWVSAGLGMILIVAGGLVYFLYHSAEQTADKMYEDIKTKPVYVSKDTEVKKPSATPIKMKNLDPFTVLVLGVDQRQNDRGRSDTMIVLTVNPALHSILMFNIPRDTRTDIIGHGTVDKINHAYAFGGVEMSIQTVENFLDYPIDYYAKVNMEGFARIVDLLGGVEVDNPFAFDYEGRTFAEGHLVLNGTDALKYSRMRYDDPRGDFGRNTRQRDILQEVMNHALNVSNLTHLNSLLGQLGDSVKTNITFDEMKEFLTDYRPQIKTMETVEIKGQGKIINKIWYYLVDDKERNRIHNMIKSHLQGGSTVSGK
- a CDS encoding sugar phosphate nucleotidyltransferase, with protein sequence MKLILLSGGSGSRLWPLSNDARSKQFLKVLENENQQFISMVQQVWGQLMQSNLSKDSYIATSQAQVEMMQSQVGPEVRLIIEPERRDTFPAIALAAAYLYSMEGISLNETIAILPVDPYVENHFFDTIKSLEAIIHHSEADLALIGVEPNYPSSKYGYIIPETGTHGSKQPYKRVSSFREKPSEAQAAELLTKQALWNCGVFAFKLGYLISLLEQLNLPIQYEELNKQYQVMPKISFDYQVVERAENIVVVPYSGYWKDLGTWNTLTEEMRNKQIGQGTISEDCINTHLINEIDVPVSIIGLSDVVVAASPDGILVSSKSASTRIKDYIKYNQAPKFEERKWGWVKILDDQVYEDNRCVTTKRVGIRAEENLSYRMHTYRDEVWTIVKGEGEFIQNGNYMKVKAGNILHIPTKTLHTLRANSDIEMIVVQSGIRSEENSLVELYHTWREISEICTKAL
- a CDS encoding NAD-dependent epimerase, with translation MSYNIPETSKTYLVTGAAGFIGFHLSKQLLEQGCNVIGIDNINDYYDVHLKYARLEVLKPFTSFSFVKGDIADQAGLMALFETHKPNVVIHLAAQAGVRYSIENPDAYIQSNIVGTHNVLEACRHHPVEHLLYASSSSVYGTNEKVPFEESDRVDHPVSLYAATKKSNELMAHTYSHLYQIPATGLRFFTVYGPLGRPDMAYFGFTQSYFAGRPIRIFNNGNFEQDLYRDFTYIDDIVEGIERLLHRPPAAEEKAPHRVYNIGNSHPEKLMVFIETLERCLSQSLGREVCIEKIFEPMKPGDVPATYASTSLLEEAVGFKPKTSIEEGLQRFTDWYCDYYRLN